From a single Ignavibacteriota bacterium genomic region:
- the carB gene encoding carbamoyl-phosphate synthase (glutamine-hydrolyzing) large subunit, with protein sequence MPLSVRKVLLLGSGALKIGEAGEFDYSGSQALKALKEEGITTVLVNPNIATIQTSEELADKVYLLPVNPEFVTQVIERERPDAVLVGFGGQTALNCALALWDAGIFQRYHVAVLGTPISTIKDTEDRELFVRRLNEIGVDTPHSQAITTLEGAKSVARSIGYPVMVRAAYALGGLGSGKCADEPELEERVRKALAHSPQVLIEEYLSGWKEVEYEVVRDADDNCITVCNMENLDPLGIHTGESIVVAPSQTLTNQDYHRLREIAIRTIRHLGVIGECNIQYALDPYSDAYRVIEVNARLSRSSALASKATGYPLAYVAAKLALGHNLTDLRNSVTRTTTACFEPALDYIVVKIPRWDLKKFRNVSTQLGSAMKSVGEVMAIGRSFEETLQKAIRMLEIGMDGLITPRAPQFDDLDSALSKPGTERIFALPEAMRRGYTIERIRALTHIDPWFLQGIAGVVQMEQRLSAYTGGPCPRDILREAKKKGFSDGQIGAILGLDEQAVRRIRKNAGIVPRVKQIDTLAGEYPASTNYLYLTYDGTEDDVERETGKSILILGSGAYRIGSSVEFDWCCVNASTTVRALGYRSILVNYNPETVSTDYDMCDRLYFDGITLETVMDIYEREQCLGVIVSVGGQIPNNLAVKLHEGGLRILGTSPMDIDRAEDRHKFSTLLDEIGVDQPEWIEAASIEDAAAFADRVEYPVLIRPSYVLSGAAMGVATTRHELESFLERAADVSPNHPVVLSKFYENTREIEIDAVAAFGHLVTMAVTEHVENAGVHSGDATLVVPPQRTYLETLRRIRKITEQIAEALVITGPFNIQFLSKGTDVRVIECNLRASRSFPFVSKMYKVNFIDLAIRAMVAGEVPDVEHHLYDLDYVGVKAPQFSFTRLQGADPTVGVEMASTGEVGCVGEDFEEAFLKALISVGFRFPIKRVLLSTGPLVDKVAFLESARLMHQQGIEFYATSGTAEFLESFGIPVTAVHWPSEGLLPDAGELLEQKIVDLVINIPKNHQETELTNDYFIRRKAVDFGIPLLTNIQLANRLAEAMTHKKPGQLHIKELQAYA encoded by the coding sequence ATGCCACTCAGTGTGCGTAAGGTCCTTCTCCTCGGCAGCGGCGCGCTGAAGATCGGCGAGGCCGGAGAATTTGACTACTCGGGAAGCCAGGCGCTGAAGGCGCTCAAAGAAGAAGGCATCACGACGGTCCTTGTCAATCCTAACATCGCCACCATCCAGACATCGGAGGAACTGGCAGACAAGGTCTATCTCCTGCCCGTGAATCCTGAGTTCGTCACCCAGGTGATCGAACGGGAACGGCCTGATGCGGTCCTCGTGGGGTTCGGCGGACAGACGGCGTTGAATTGCGCGCTGGCGCTCTGGGATGCCGGCATCTTCCAGCGGTATCATGTTGCGGTGCTCGGGACGCCGATCTCGACCATCAAGGACACCGAAGACAGGGAATTGTTCGTGCGGCGGCTGAACGAGATCGGTGTGGATACGCCGCATTCGCAGGCCATCACGACGCTGGAAGGGGCGAAGAGCGTGGCCCGCTCCATCGGCTATCCGGTGATGGTACGCGCCGCGTACGCTCTTGGTGGACTCGGGTCCGGCAAATGTGCTGATGAACCGGAACTCGAAGAACGGGTCCGGAAGGCCCTGGCCCACTCCCCCCAGGTCCTGATCGAAGAGTACCTCAGTGGCTGGAAGGAAGTGGAGTACGAGGTCGTCCGCGATGCCGACGACAATTGCATCACGGTGTGCAACATGGAGAACCTTGATCCCCTGGGGATCCATACGGGGGAGAGCATCGTGGTGGCGCCGAGTCAGACGCTCACGAATCAGGATTACCACCGGCTCCGGGAGATCGCGATCCGGACGATCCGCCATCTCGGCGTGATCGGGGAATGCAACATTCAGTACGCGCTCGATCCGTACTCCGATGCCTACCGCGTGATCGAAGTGAACGCACGGCTGAGCAGGAGTTCGGCACTTGCTTCAAAGGCCACGGGCTACCCCCTGGCATACGTGGCGGCGAAGCTCGCGCTCGGCCACAATCTTACCGACCTCCGCAATTCCGTCACCCGGACCACCACGGCATGCTTCGAACCGGCGCTCGATTACATCGTGGTCAAGATCCCGCGCTGGGACCTGAAGAAGTTCCGGAATGTCTCCACGCAGCTCGGGTCCGCCATGAAATCCGTCGGCGAGGTCATGGCCATCGGCCGGTCATTCGAGGAGACGCTGCAGAAAGCGATCCGCATGCTGGAGATCGGCATGGATGGGTTGATCACGCCGCGTGCGCCGCAGTTCGACGACCTGGATTCGGCGCTGTCGAAGCCGGGGACGGAGCGCATCTTTGCCCTGCCCGAAGCCATGCGGCGCGGGTATACCATCGAGCGGATCCGCGCGCTGACGCACATCGATCCGTGGTTCCTCCAGGGCATCGCAGGGGTGGTGCAGATGGAGCAGCGCCTGTCCGCGTACACCGGCGGCCCCTGCCCCCGCGATATCCTGCGCGAAGCAAAGAAGAAGGGGTTCTCGGATGGTCAGATCGGGGCGATCCTGGGCCTCGATGAGCAGGCCGTTCGCCGGATCCGGAAGAATGCCGGGATCGTGCCGCGTGTGAAGCAGATCGACACCTTGGCGGGTGAGTATCCGGCCAGCACCAACTACCTCTATCTGACGTATGACGGGACCGAGGACGATGTGGAGCGTGAGACGGGGAAGAGCATCCTGATCCTGGGTTCGGGAGCCTATCGCATCGGCAGCTCCGTGGAGTTCGACTGGTGCTGCGTGAATGCGTCGACCACCGTCCGCGCACTGGGGTACAGATCGATCCTCGTCAATTACAATCCCGAGACCGTCTCCACGGATTACGACATGTGTGACCGCTTGTACTTCGACGGCATCACGCTCGAAACGGTCATGGACATCTACGAACGTGAGCAGTGCCTGGGCGTCATCGTATCCGTTGGCGGCCAGATCCCGAACAACCTGGCGGTGAAACTCCATGAGGGCGGGCTCCGCATCCTGGGCACATCGCCGATGGATATCGACAGGGCCGAGGATCGCCACAAGTTCTCGACATTGCTCGACGAGATCGGGGTGGACCAGCCGGAGTGGATCGAGGCGGCATCCATCGAGGACGCAGCGGCATTCGCCGATCGGGTGGAGTATCCGGTCCTGATCCGGCCGTCGTACGTCCTGAGCGGGGCGGCCATGGGCGTTGCCACCACCCGGCACGAGCTCGAGTCGTTCCTCGAACGGGCCGCGGATGTCTCGCCCAATCACCCCGTGGTCCTCTCCAAGTTCTATGAGAACACACGGGAGATCGAGATCGACGCGGTCGCGGCATTCGGCCATCTGGTGACCATGGCCGTGACCGAGCATGTGGAGAATGCAGGTGTGCATTCCGGTGACGCGACGCTGGTGGTGCCGCCGCAGCGGACCTATCTCGAGACGCTCCGGAGGATCCGGAAGATCACGGAGCAGATCGCGGAGGCGCTGGTCATTACCGGGCCGTTCAACATCCAGTTCCTTTCGAAAGGGACCGACGTCCGGGTGATCGAATGCAACCTCCGGGCCTCGCGGAGCTTTCCGTTCGTCTCGAAGATGTACAAGGTCAACTTCATCGACCTTGCGATCAGGGCGATGGTCGCCGGCGAAGTGCCGGACGTGGAGCATCATCTGTACGACCTCGACTATGTCGGCGTCAAGGCCCCGCAGTTCTCATTCACACGGCTGCAGGGAGCCGACCCCACGGTGGGGGTGGAGATGGCGTCCACGGGTGAAGTAGGATGCGTGGGCGAAGATTTCGAAGAAGCCTTCCTCAAGGCCCTGATCTCGGTGGGATTCCGCTTTCCCATCAAGCGCGTCCTGTTGTCCACCGGCCCTCTCGTCGACAAAGTGGCGTTCCTCGAAAGCGCGCGTCTGATGCATCAGCAGGGGATCGAATTCTACGCGACGTCAGGAACGGCAGAGTTTCTGGAATCATTCGGGATCCCGGTCACCGCGGTGCATTGGCCCTCGGAGGGGCTCCTTCCGGACGCCGGAGAACTTCTGGAGCAGAAGATTGTCGATCTGGTGATCAACATACCGAAGAACCATCAGGAGACGGAACTGACGAACGACTACTTCATCCGGCGCAAGGCGGTCGATTTCGGCATCCCCTTGCTGACGAACATCCAGCTTGCCAACAGGCTGGCGGAAGCGATGACGCACAAGAAGCCGGGACAACTGCACATCAAGGAGCTTCAGGCATATGCGTAG
- the carA gene encoding glutamine-hydrolyzing carbamoyl-phosphate synthase small subunit, with the protein MKAELVLADGYRCEGESFGAPVPSAGEVVFNTGMVGYPESMTDPSYEGQILVLTYPLIGNYGIPVNGAADPEAIVRHFESTRIHVRALIVSRVSEAASHWTSQDSLGEWMKRQNIPGLSGVDTRALTKRLRAKGTMLGRLAVGDAEVPWDDPNERNLAADVSITKPQWYPAAGERTVILVDLGCKENIVRSLVRRGVNVLRVPWDYDWTREQADGVMLSNGPGDPQRCTTTIEILRKGFARDIPIFGICLGHQVIGLAAGARTYKLKYGHRGQNQPCVEVGTKRCYITSQNHGYAVDESTLPPEWAPWFFNANDGTNEGIRHRSRPISSVQFHPEAYPGPSDTDHLFDIFAGAFTHATQCA; encoded by the coding sequence ATGAAAGCAGAACTCGTTCTGGCAGATGGGTACCGCTGCGAAGGAGAATCCTTCGGTGCGCCTGTTCCGTCGGCAGGGGAAGTCGTCTTCAATACCGGCATGGTCGGTTACCCCGAATCCATGACCGACCCCTCGTATGAGGGCCAGATCCTTGTCCTCACGTACCCGCTGATCGGCAACTATGGCATTCCGGTGAATGGTGCGGCGGATCCGGAAGCGATCGTCCGGCACTTCGAGAGCACCCGGATCCACGTGCGCGCGCTGATCGTTTCCCGGGTGTCGGAAGCCGCAAGCCATTGGACATCGCAGGACTCGCTCGGGGAGTGGATGAAGCGGCAGAATATCCCCGGCCTGAGCGGCGTGGATACGCGCGCCCTGACGAAACGTCTGCGCGCGAAGGGGACCATGCTCGGCCGCCTTGCGGTCGGCGATGCGGAGGTGCCGTGGGACGACCCGAACGAGCGGAATCTGGCCGCGGATGTCAGCATCACGAAGCCGCAATGGTATCCGGCTGCAGGAGAGCGGACCGTCATCCTCGTCGATCTTGGATGCAAGGAGAACATCGTGCGCAGCCTGGTGCGCCGCGGTGTGAATGTGCTCCGGGTGCCGTGGGACTATGACTGGACCCGCGAGCAGGCCGATGGTGTGATGCTCTCGAACGGGCCGGGCGATCCCCAGCGGTGCACGACCACGATCGAGATCCTCCGGAAGGGCTTCGCCCGGGATATCCCGATCTTCGGGATCTGCCTGGGCCATCAGGTGATCGGGCTGGCCGCCGGGGCAAGGACGTACAAATTGAAATACGGCCACCGCGGGCAGAACCAACCGTGCGTCGAGGTCGGAACCAAGCGTTGCTACATCACATCACAGAACCACGGGTATGCGGTGGACGAGTCCACGCTTCCACCGGAGTGGGCACCCTGGTTCTTCAATGCGAACGACGGCACGAACGAAGGCATCCGCCACCGGTCGCGGCCCATCTCTTCCGTTCAGTTCCATCCGGAAGCATATCCCGGGCCATCGGACACTGACCATCTCTTCGACATTTTTGCGGGAGCGTTCACCCATGCCACTCAGTGTGCGTAA
- a CDS encoding carbamoyltransferase, with protein sequence MYILGLSCFYHDSAAALIKDGVIVAAAQEERFTRIRHDSAFPAQAIAYCLAEAGISARDIAHVAFYDKPLVKFERILETYLATAPLGISSFLMALPLWLKEKLWMPSLITDNLGEKVPLLFLEHHESHAASAFYPSPFQRAAFLTMDGVGEWATTSYGRGVDNTLTLLGEMDFPHSLGLLYSAFTYFTGFKVNSAEYKVMGLAPYGEPRYVQTILDNLIDLKPDGSFRMNMKYFDYCAGLKMTGEEMDALFDGPPRKPESKLTQREMDLARSLQEVTEEIMLRAVRHVHKVTGEKNLVLAGGVALNCVGNGRVLREGPFDDIWIQPAAGDAGGALGAALFAWHAYLGQPRTTSGGGRDSQRGSYLGPVYADREIEEYLQLNDIAYRKVAPEDLAEEVAEILANENVVGWFQGRMEFGPRALGARSIIGDARSPKMQSIMNLKIKYRESFRPFAPSVLAERVSDWFEIDRPSPYMLLVANVRRDRCITTTAEQDQLFGIERLNIARSEIPAVTHVDYSARIQTVAREDHPAYYDLIAAFERKTGCPVIINTSFNVRGEPIVCRPKEAYTCFMRTEMDYLVMGNFIVAKSQQKELVTDTNWRKEFALD encoded by the coding sequence ATGTACATACTCGGCCTCTCATGCTTCTATCATGACAGCGCTGCTGCGCTCATCAAGGATGGCGTGATCGTTGCGGCCGCCCAGGAAGAGCGGTTCACACGCATACGCCATGATTCAGCCTTCCCGGCCCAGGCGATCGCGTACTGCCTGGCCGAAGCGGGGATCTCGGCACGCGACATCGCACACGTCGCGTTCTATGACAAGCCCCTCGTCAAATTCGAACGGATCCTGGAGACCTATCTGGCGACGGCGCCACTCGGGATCTCGTCATTCCTGATGGCCCTGCCGCTCTGGCTCAAGGAAAAACTGTGGATGCCCTCCCTGATCACCGACAACCTCGGTGAAAAGGTGCCGCTCCTCTTCCTCGAGCATCATGAATCGCATGCTGCGTCCGCCTTCTACCCGTCGCCATTCCAGCGCGCTGCCTTCCTTACGATGGATGGCGTAGGAGAATGGGCCACCACGAGCTACGGCAGGGGGGTCGACAACACCCTGACCCTCCTCGGTGAGATGGATTTTCCGCATTCGCTGGGTTTGCTCTATTCCGCGTTCACCTACTTCACGGGCTTCAAGGTGAATTCTGCAGAATACAAAGTGATGGGCCTCGCACCCTACGGCGAACCGCGCTATGTGCAGACGATCCTCGACAACCTCATCGATCTGAAGCCGGACGGTTCATTCCGCATGAACATGAAATACTTCGACTATTGTGCGGGATTGAAAATGACCGGGGAGGAGATGGACGCGCTGTTCGACGGCCCGCCGCGGAAACCCGAGTCGAAGCTCACACAGCGGGAAATGGACCTGGCGCGTTCGCTGCAGGAGGTGACCGAAGAGATCATGCTCCGTGCCGTGCGGCACGTGCACAAGGTCACCGGCGAGAAGAACCTCGTCCTCGCCGGCGGCGTGGCACTCAACTGCGTGGGCAATGGCCGCGTGCTGCGGGAAGGGCCCTTCGATGATATCTGGATCCAGCCCGCGGCCGGTGATGCCGGCGGCGCACTGGGGGCTGCCCTGTTCGCATGGCACGCGTATCTCGGTCAGCCACGCACAACGTCCGGGGGCGGACGCGACAGTCAGCGGGGATCCTACCTCGGGCCTGTCTATGCGGACCGCGAGATCGAAGAGTACCTGCAGCTGAACGACATCGCCTACCGGAAGGTCGCACCGGAGGACCTCGCGGAAGAGGTGGCGGAGATACTCGCCAACGAGAACGTCGTGGGGTGGTTCCAGGGCCGCATGGAATTCGGGCCGCGTGCGCTGGGTGCACGCAGCATCATCGGCGATGCCCGCTCTCCCAAGATGCAGTCCATCATGAACCTGAAGATCAAATACCGCGAATCGTTCCGGCCCTTCGCCCCCTCGGTGCTTGCCGAACGTGTGTCGGATTGGTTCGAGATCGACCGCCCCAGCCCGTACATGCTCCTGGTTGCCAATGTACGGCGCGACCGGTGCATCACGACGACCGCGGAACAGGACCAGTTGTTCGGGATCGAGAGGCTGAACATCGCCCGGTCGGAGATCCCTGCGGTCACGCATGTCGATTACTCCGCGCGCATTCAAACGGTCGCACGCGAGGACCATCCCGCATACTACGACCTCATCGCAGCGTTCGAACGCAAGACCGGCTGTCCTGTGATCATCAATACGTCCTTCAATGTGCGGGGTGAACCCATCGTCTGCCGGCCCAAAGAGGCGTACACCTGTTTCATGCGGACGGAAATGGACTATCTCGTGATGGGCAACTTCATCGTTGCGAAGTCGCAGCAGAAGGAGCTCGTGACGGACACCAACTGGAGAAAGGAATTTGCCCTTGATTAG
- a CDS encoding sigma-54-dependent Fis family transcriptional regulator produces the protein MKTPSSHKSDRHPEPVPLLSLHGQRGPVLRPSWEHIFDRSRNPAMKEIVETIRRVAASHVNVLLLGESGTGKEWVAHMIHQASPRAVGRFVTVECSALTPEELEREVFGYESVQWREVDIKPGAMERANDGTILLNEIGAVPPALLLRMLRAVEFQSLRRIAGSDDVTLNVRLISTMTQPAGDARGLRAFPDGLLHRLSPIHVELLPLRKRREDIPMLIETFLGDVEARPGMSPVRFSQEALRVCREFDWPGNLRHLRNAVEYAAVMCGGDAILPEHLPPYLHEEFGRKG, from the coding sequence ATGAAGACACCATCTTCGCACAAGTCTGACCGGCATCCCGAACCGGTGCCCTTGCTCTCGCTTCACGGGCAGCGTGGACCTGTCCTGCGGCCATCATGGGAACATATCTTTGACCGGTCCCGCAATCCTGCCATGAAAGAGATCGTGGAGACCATCCGCCGTGTGGCCGCGAGTCATGTCAATGTCCTCCTGCTGGGGGAGAGCGGAACAGGGAAGGAGTGGGTTGCGCACATGATCCACCAGGCGAGCCCTCGTGCCGTAGGACGCTTCGTGACCGTGGAATGTTCGGCACTGACGCCGGAGGAGCTTGAACGCGAGGTCTTCGGATATGAGTCCGTCCAGTGGCGTGAGGTGGATATCAAGCCGGGTGCCATGGAACGCGCGAACGACGGTACTATCCTGCTGAATGAGATCGGTGCCGTCCCTCCTGCGCTCCTGTTGCGCATGCTTCGTGCGGTCGAGTTCCAATCCCTCCGGCGGATCGCGGGATCCGATGATGTCACGCTCAACGTGCGGCTGATCTCCACCATGACGCAGCCGGCCGGTGACGCACGCGGCCTCCGGGCCTTCCCCGACGGCCTGTTGCACCGGCTCAGCCCGATCCATGTGGAATTGTTGCCGCTGCGCAAGCGGCGGGAAGATATCCCGATGCTGATCGAGACGTTCCTGGGAGATGTCGAGGCCCGTCCCGGCATGTCGCCGGTGCGCTTCTCGCAGGAGGCGCTCCGCGTGTGCCGGGAGTTCGACTGGCCGGGAAACCTCCGTCACCTCAGGAATGCCGTCGAGTATGCCGCTGTCATGTGCGGGGGGGATGCGATCCTGCCCGAGCACCTGCCTCCGTATCTCCACGAAGAATTCGGGCGGAAGGGATAG